The following are encoded together in the Zingiber officinale cultivar Zhangliang chromosome 8A, Zo_v1.1, whole genome shotgun sequence genome:
- the LOC122008563 gene encoding putative methylesterase 11, chloroplastic, producing MGVVLSCFSNADLAHRQQQQRRQAAGNHPPALSAEVAAAIGIGSEDKSGNGRSERKGLDEAVLTHEQALAAVLLLRQNGGAPGESTFDKSSSLRVPGHGQKRQVLPRSSSSRPRSLVDPVMQPQLLVNQDLKVDNLETKHFVLVHGGGFGAWCWYKSIALLEDSGFKVSAIDLTGSGISSFDTNKVTSLAEYAKPLTSFLETLGDMNKVILVGHDFGGACVSYAMEVLPSKVAKSIFICAAMPINGQNILDMFSEEAGMNDLMRQAQVFVYSNGQDLPPTAIDLDKSLLKELLFNQSPSKDVALALVSMRSIPFAPVLEKLSLTEKNYGSVRRFFIETTDDNAMPLPVQQRLSNVNPPEKVFRLKGSDHSPFFSKPQALHKILVEIATMPSNQS from the exons ATGGGCGTTGTTCTTTCGTGTTTCTCCAATGCTGATTTAGCGCATCGGCAGCAACAGCAGCGGCGGCAAGCCGCGGGGAACCACCCGCCCGCCTTGTCGGCTGAGGTGGCCGCTGCGATTGGTATTGGATCCGAAGATAAGAGTGGCAACGGTCGATCCGAGAGGAAGGGGCTCGACGAAGCGGTGCTGACCCACGAGCAGGCCCTAGCGGCCGTTCTCCTCTTGCGGCAGAATGGGGGCGCCCCGGGGGAATCGACCTTTGATAAGTCGTCCTCTTTGAGGGTTCCTGGACACGGGCAGAAGAGGCAAGTGCTCCCTAGGAGTTCGAGCTCGAGGCCGCGGTCTCTAGTCGATCCGGTCATGCAGCCCCAGCTGCTCGTCAATCAG GATCTAAAGGTTGATAATTTAGAAACAAAGCATTTTGTTCTCGTTCATGGTGGTGGCTTTGGTGCTTGGTGCTGGTACAAAAGTATTGCACTTCTAGAGGATAGTGGATTCAAAGTCAGTGCTATTGACCTCACAGGTTCTGGAATTAGTTCGTTCGATACTAATAAAGTTACCAGTCTTGCTGAATATGCAAAACCTCTTACTAGCTTCCTAGAAACCCTTGGAGATATGAACAAG GTGATTTTGGTTGGACATGATTTTGGTGGTGCTTGTGTGTCATATGCCATGGAAGTTTTACCATCTAAAGTTGCCAAATCCATTTTCATCTGTGCAGCTATGCCAATCAATGGCCAGAACATTCTTGATATGTTTTCAGAAGAG GCAGGTATGAATGATCTAATGCGACAAGCACAAGTATTTGTTTATTCAAACGGACAAGATCTTCCTCCTACTGCCATTGATCTGGATAAATCTTTACTTAAAGAGTTGCTATTCAATCAGTCTCCTTCTAAG GATGTTGCCTTGGCTTTGGTTTCTATGAGGTCTATTCCCTTTGCTCCAGTGTTGGAGAAGCTTTCACTCACCGAGAAGAATTATGGTTCAGTAAGAAGATTTTTCATAGAAACCACGGATGACAATGCAATGCCACTTCCTGTACAGCAAAGACTGAGCAATGTCAATCCACCAGAGAAAGTTTTCCGGCTCAAAGGCTCGGATCACTCTCCGTTCTTCTCTAAGCCACAGGCACTTCACAAAATCTTGGTTGAGATTGCAACGATGCCATCAAACCAGTCATAG
- the LOC122012454 gene encoding uncharacterized protein LOC122012454 — MGRWLRPEVYPLLGAVSFVMSLCLFQLTRNAFMNPEVRVNKAHRASAVLENYEEGEKYSRHGLRRFLRQRPPEVMPAVNTFFAGSRKE, encoded by the exons ATGGGACGTTGGTTGAGACCAGAG GTTTACCCGTTGCTGGGCGCCGTGTCCTTCGTGATGAGCTTGTGCCTGTTCCAGCTCACCAGGAACGCCTTCATGAACCCCGAAGTCAG GGTTAACAAGGCTCACCGGGCCTCGGCCGTCCTAGAGAACTACGAGGAGGGGGAGAAGTACAGTCGGCATGGGCTCCGGCGGTTCCTTCGCCAGCGGCCACCAGAGGTGATGCCGGCTGTCAACACCTTCTTTGCGGGGAGCAGGAAGGAGTGA